The genome window TTGAGCCCCGGGCGGAACCAAATCCGTCAAAATCCTTAAAGCATAATAAACCGGCCGCCTGACGCTTCCGTCCGCCGCCCGGCGCTGAAGCCCCCAGCCTGAATCCGACCAGCTCTGATCGGCCGCCTCCCAGACAAAGGGGACCGACGCCCCGCCGTTCAGCAGTGAAAGCGTGTTCTCAAACACCCGAACGGCAAACGGAACCGTGTCCGACGCCGAATAAGTGTAAGCAGAACCGGGCGAAGGATACTCAACCCCGTGGAAAATACGATTGCCGGTCATATACTCCGTTACAAATATGGGCTTTTGTCCCAGCGGGTCTTTCGCTCGTACCGCTGCATAAAACGGCTGCCACCGCTGCCGCAGGAATTCGGGCCCGCACCCCTGCAGGAACGTCTCATCCCAGGCATGAGTCGCAAACGCCCCTAAGGAAGCGACGGCTGTTTCATCCAGCGCCCCCACCCAGAGAGCCCCGCCGCCGTTATGGTCCAGATAGGCCAGCCCCGGCCCGACAATCTGAACGGATTCAAAGCCCCGCTCATTGAGTTCCTGCCGGACCCGCTTGAGCACATCGTTATACTGTTCCGGCGGCACCCGGCAGTTCCACGTCCCTTCCGGCTCGTTGAACAAATCCACATACTCCGGCACAATTCCATAAGACCGCAGATAAGCCAGCTGCGCCCCCCACAAGAGGGCAACATCCTGGTGGTGTTCCGGTTTCAAAGCCCCCCAGACGTTTCTCCACGCAGAAAGATAATGAAACTGATTAAACACCGCGGCAATTCCGAGCTGGCGAAGGAGCTGACAGGTATTCTGCATAGCACTGAGCCGAGAGGAGCCGTAATTAGCAGCCACATATTGGTCAAAGGAAGAGCGAAGCCCGTCGGTCGGCGGCGTCTGCGAAACGGAGGCCCAATTCGGAGTCGCCTCCAGCCGCACATAGCGAATCTTCAGCGAAGTCAGCAGCGGTGTGATGGAATTGTCGCCGGCCCAAATCTGCGCCCCCAGACCGCCGAACGGATGCGAGACCGTATCAGCATCGAACGTCACCTCCGCCCCGCCTGCGGCTGCGGCCGGCAGGCAAAGCATCAGCAGACGAACCAGGATGACTCTAGGGCAAAACACCTTCCCGCTCCTCCGAATCGGCCGGAAAGCAGCCGCTACTGGCCGTAGAAGTACATCGTCCAGCGGCGTCCGGATTCACTGTTCGGCACAACCTCTGCAAAGTCCCTCGGCTCGCGGCTCACATGCCCGTCCACCCAGCCGATCATCCCGATGCCGTAAATATCCGCAGGACGTTTCTGATGCCACCGGGTCTGGAACCAAAACCGCTGGTCGCTCTGAATCTCTTCCGGTTTCCGAGTCGGGTCAAAAAACCAGCGGGCGATGAAATAATATTCATGGTCCATAAAATAGGTCGTCCGTGCCGGATTGCGAATCGTGGACAGTTTGGTGGACCCCCGCTCATCCCAGTACATATACCCGCCTTTGGCCGTTCGCGGACCGTTCTCGCGTCCGCTGCCCACCTCATCATAGCGAGGACCGTCAATGACTCCGGGCGTTCGATTGTTGTAATTGAGAACCATATACCCGTTTACGGCATAGGTAAAAGTCTGCTCATGTCCCTGGGTTTGGTAATCCTCACTCAACGCATAAAATTTGACATTTGCAGCGCTCGGACAGACCAGAGAATCGCCTTTGTTCTTGATGGAGGCGGCCAGATACGGCATCAGTGAAACCTTGGAATTGTCTTCCACCTGCCCGTTAGGGTGGGTGTGCATCGGGTCTCGCCACCATTTCAGCGCCACTGCATATCCGTTGTTGTCATCCGCCCAGAGCCGTGCCGCCATCACCAAAGATTTCAGATTGGTCCCGCAGACCGCCATCCGTGCCAATTCGCGTCCTTTATAAAGGGAGGGGACGATAATCGACAGCAGAAGGGCAATAATCGCTATCACCACCAGCAGCTCAATTAATGTAAAGGCCTTTCGAATTCGCATGATTATCTCTCCTGATTTTGTCTTTTCGGAAAGCGGAACGGATTCCTTTTCCGCCCCGCCCTCCGAGAATTTTTTTATTGAATCCCCAGCAGCCATTCCTCGACGAGGATAAACAAATCATCCATATCCACCTTGCAGTCCTTGTTCAAATCCGCCTGCGGGATTCCCGAACAAACCGGCTCCCGGATAAACCTGAACTCATCGATATCGATTCGGCCTGAACGGGCGTCCGTCCGATCGCTGCTGCCGGTACCAATCAGAATATAGCGAATCTCCGTCAAGTCTCCTTCGTCTGCTGTGCCGACACCGCCGGGTCCCAGAAGCGAATTCGGGTCAATCACCCATTCGGACCACTGATCAACCGGCTGGACCGTCGCGCCGCTTCCGACAATCCACTGCTCCGCTTTAACCTGCATAGTTTCATCGATAAACTTCAGGAAAAGAATATCTTCCTCGCTGTTATTCTGATGCCGATACAGCCGCAGAGAAACCTTCTGAAAACCGGACAAATCTTTCACCTGTCCGAAGTCATAAAGGATGCTCGTGTAATTGTTCGGGTCCGCCGGAGATGTCGCCGGCAGCACATAATCCCACCGCAGGGCGTAATTGCCCGCATACGCATTGCTCGTCTGACTGATGGTGCCTGTGCCGCTGTAGCGGGGGCTGGCATAAACACTCCAGCGGTCCAGCGTCCCTTCCATATCATCGGCCACCAGCAACTCGCCCGGATCCAGAACGGTATCTTCCATCCAGTCTGCGCTGACCGCGGCAGCATCGGTCATATCCACTTTCAGGTCGTTATTGAGATTCGAACGGGCTGCCAGCGCCTGAATCTGCGCCGGAGTAAGGGCCCCATTCCAAATCGTCACTTCATCGATATAGGGCTCTCCCCATTCCCCCAGAAATCCATCATCCGCCCAACTGTAGCCGATAGCCGCAGACAGCGTTCGGGTTTTGTGAGAGCTGCGGGGATAATCCGCCCAGGCGAATTCCTGCCCGTCCAAATATAACGTTGCCTTCGCTGCCTCGCCGTCCGCAACGACCGCCAAATGATGCCACGTCTGTCCGTCCAGATAGGCCGAGGCGTCTGCTTTTATCAAAAATAACGTATTATAATCTCTTTCTTTGCTGATGACCTGAAGTTCTGCATTGTTGGCACGAATCAGAAATTGTGTACCTTTCGCCAGTCCGCCACCGGGATCAGACACCTGTTTTTCCGAATAAAACGCTGTCCAATACGGCTGCTCGCCGGATTTGAACCAGAAACTGACCGTATAATTGACCGGCTGGGAAACACAAAACGGCAAATCAATCTTCTGGTGGCCGTCAAACAACAAAGCATCCCCTCTGTATCCTTCGGCAAGCCAATCCGAAATGGGGTCCGTATATCCCCACAGTTGTCCGTTATTGCCCAGCCCGGAATAATCCGGCATCACAAAGCCGGATGGATTCTCCATCTTGTAATACGCCACCTGACGGGTGGTCGGAACTTCCGCCAAAACCCCCGGAACAATCAGATTCCGGATTTCATCCGCCGTCAGGACGCCCCGCCAGACCGTGAACTCATCAAACCGTCCGATGAAGAAATCATAGGAATTCCAGGGATTGGAAGGAATCCGAACTTCTCCCGGTGCATCCATGAATGTCGTATTCCTCATCGCAATCAGAACACCGTTTTTATAAATGCGAACAATCCGCCCGTCGTAAGTCGTTGTAATCATCTGCCACTGGTTAATATCCCAGGGAATCATCGAAGAAATATAGGTGGTTGCTGTGGTTGTTCTTCCGACGAACGTAATCAGTCCGCCATAATCGACATAGCCGGACGCATAAACAGCCCGCGAGTTTTTGCTCGCATCCGGCTTCTCACCCAAACACCAAAGCGTCCGCCAGTCTCGCGGATTTTCCGTCGGATACACCCAGACATTGACGCTCCAGGTATCCGCAGCCAGGACCGGCAGCAGTGCCGTGCTGATGCCGGTTCGGTACACGCAATTCGTCCCGTCTGACACAAAGGCCTGTCCGCTCACACCGGCCGTATAAGCGGGCGTCCCAAACGCAATCCCATCCAGTCCATTGCCGCTGCTGTCGGCCAGACTGCCGTCAAACTTCCACTCAATCACCTTCTGAGCCCCCATCGACGCCCCGCAGAAAAGTATCGCCAAACAGACGCTCACAATCCACTGCATCCTCAAACTCTTCTTCATCATCATTCTCCTTTCCTGCCGATCAACAAAAAGCATTTTTTCACCTAACAAGAAGGTTTTGCCGTAGAATTCCGAACGATTAATTCGCAGCTGACCCGAATGGTTGCCGCTGGTCCTGTTACTTCTTTTTCAACGCGCTGAACAATGGCCCGGCCGGCGCACTTGCCCACCTCAATGCCGTTCTGACGAACTGTCGTCAGCGGAGGACGCATCTGTCGGGAAAAATCCAAATCGGAAAAGCCGACTACCGACAGGTCTTCGGGAATACGAACCCCCAAATCCGCCGCCGCCAGATACAAATCATAAGCCAAATGGTCCGTCTCGGCAAAAATCGCCGTCGGACGGTCCTTCATCAGCAATATTTCCTTAGCCAGCTGAATCGCATTGCCCCCTTCCTCTTTCAGGTGCCACACCCGATACCGCACATCGGGGGCCAGCGTTCGCAGCGCAAACTCAAAATACCGCTGCCGGCGGAGCTGCCAGCTTCGGGCATCCTTTTCAAATTCAGTAAGACATCCGATATTCCTGTGTCCCAGATTCAGCAGATGTTCCGCCACCAGCCGGCCGCCCAGTTCTTCGTCCGTCTGAACGGAATCCGCCAGCCGGCAGTCCTCCAAAGCATGGTCTACAACCACCAGCGGGATGCCCCGCTCAATCAGTTCACGGAAATAATCTTTATAAGAGGCCGCAAAGTCCGGCCAGACCAGTATCCCTTCTACACGCCGGTCCACCAGTTTGTGAATCTGCTCAAGCCCTTGTCCGTCATCCGCAAACCGTTCCCCATCCCCAACCCACAAGGTAATCGGCATATAATCCGCTTCGGTCAGCACCTGATGGATTCCGGTCAGTACGTTCGTCCAGTACGAGTCAAAGGGCGGGATCAAAACCCCAATCGTGCGTGTCTTGCCGG of Anaerohalosphaeraceae bacterium contains these proteins:
- a CDS encoding LamG domain-containing protein, with amino-acid sequence MMMKKSLRMQWIVSVCLAILFCGASMGAQKVIEWKFDGSLADSSGNGLDGIAFGTPAYTAGVSGQAFVSDGTNCVYRTGISTALLPVLAADTWSVNVWVYPTENPRDWRTLWCLGEKPDASKNSRAVYASGYVDYGGLITFVGRTTTATTYISSMIPWDINQWQMITTTYDGRIVRIYKNGVLIAMRNTTFMDAPGEVRIPSNPWNSYDFFIGRFDEFTVWRGVLTADEIRNLIVPGVLAEVPTTRQVAYYKMENPSGFVMPDYSGLGNNGQLWGYTDPISDWLAEGYRGDALLFDGHQKIDLPFCVSQPVNYTVSFWFKSGEQPYWTAFYSEKQVSDPGGGLAKGTQFLIRANNAELQVISKERDYNTLFLIKADASAYLDGQTWHHLAVVADGEAAKATLYLDGQEFAWADYPRSSHKTRTLSAAIGYSWADDGFLGEWGEPYIDEVTIWNGALTPAQIQALAARSNLNNDLKVDMTDAAAVSADWMEDTVLDPGELLVADDMEGTLDRWSVYASPRYSGTGTISQTSNAYAGNYALRWDYVLPATSPADPNNYTSILYDFGQVKDLSGFQKVSLRLYRHQNNSEEDILFLKFIDETMQVKAEQWIVGSGATVQPVDQWSEWVIDPNSLLGPGGVGTADEGDLTEIRYILIGTGSSDRTDARSGRIDIDEFRFIREPVCSGIPQADLNKDCKVDMDDLFILVEEWLLGIQ
- a CDS encoding LacI family DNA-binding transcriptional regulator, whose translation is MKKPSMPQLKDIASAAGVSMATASIILRNGNGRFAEETRQRVLEVAKRLGWRQNLLVQSIQTGKTRTIGVLIPPFDSYWTNVLTGIHQVLTEADYMPITLWVGDGERFADDGQGLEQIHKLVDRRVEGILVWPDFAASYKDYFRELIERGIPLVVVDHALEDCRLADSVQTDEELGGRLVAEHLLNLGHRNIGCLTEFEKDARSWQLRRQRYFEFALRTLAPDVRYRVWHLKEEGGNAIQLAKEILLMKDRPTAIFAETDHLAYDLYLAAADLGVRIPEDLSVVGFSDLDFSRQMRPPLTTVRQNGIEVGKCAGRAIVQRVEKEVTGPAATIRVSCELIVRNSTAKPSC
- a CDS encoding type II secretion system protein, producing the protein MRIRKAFTLIELLVVIAIIALLLSIIVPSLYKGRELARMAVCGTNLKSLVMAARLWADDNNGYAVALKWWRDPMHTHPNGQVEDNSKVSLMPYLAASIKNKGDSLVCPSAANVKFYALSEDYQTQGHEQTFTYAVNGYMVLNYNNRTPGVIDGPRYDEVGSGRENGPRTAKGGYMYWDERGSTKLSTIRNPARTTYFMDHEYYFIARWFFDPTRKPEEIQSDQRFWFQTRWHQKRPADIYGIGMIGWVDGHVSREPRDFAEVVPNSESGRRWTMYFYGQ